One stretch of Chitinophaga pendula DNA includes these proteins:
- a CDS encoding outer membrane beta-barrel protein, whose protein sequence is MRSILLLTSGILCLCIPGMSQSGVRAGTFSTDTIPAMRTTLQVNGKVVDDASGKPIEYASVVLLGADSAIIKGMYTPSDGNFRFNGIGPGTYVARVTFMGYDRLDRAVKVVAGKAVAYMGTLRLQASGKTLEAVEVKGEKPAFSMQIDRQVFDAGAMLTADGGTAADVMKNIPSVEVDIDDNISLRGKGVTIYVDGKPSPFGDARTALQMIPAESIDRVEVITNPSAKFEAQGGGGIINIVLKKDKAIGYNVMFNAGAAAPGQLSGGANANLRLKRINIFGNYNGRYGDVRGNGYSQRQNLVADTAATYFFSQDSRNRNSSQSHGGRLGFDYFLDDYNTITLSQGINRNISDNTDEILLDYRDAKYSRLRSGNRENSGDNGSWNYNTSLNFRHTTDRANEELTAYVSYSDNSGDNRSEYHTQYFRADGSQQDRPNQQQNRGISGNRFWNGQADYTTPFGKKGKFETGMKMTARTNDNDYHASLYNWDLGQYEKSLRLSNTYSYKERVYGAYANVANAIGQLGYQVGVRVEQAYLKGYSFTRDTSVNNRFFNVFPSVFLKYNLPNNQNQSLVLNYATRVDRPNFDQLLPYINNSDPQNIRTGNPELRPALTHKFELNYSRYYPKRSNFLNAGVYYSQTNGDIDRISVLDTTTGVTTTRPMNLSTDKDWGANLMYRMRVIKGWNVTANLNLEYSRLTGAANISNENFGYGLTLNSQVRLPARFSLQVNGHYRSPRVQPQGTFKAMNGVDMGIRKELLKNNALALSLNISDVFNTQQYNSHYVTPTFIQDYDRKRTTRFIRFNVRYRFGKMDPNLFKRKKHTVEEDDKEKEKEPEEAPKGQGHGRL, encoded by the coding sequence ATGCGGTCCATCCTATTGCTGACCAGCGGTATTTTATGCCTGTGCATACCAGGCATGTCTCAATCCGGCGTGCGTGCCGGCACTTTTTCAACGGATACGATCCCCGCTATGCGGACTACTTTGCAGGTGAATGGTAAGGTGGTCGATGATGCCAGTGGTAAACCCATTGAATATGCATCGGTGGTATTACTCGGTGCTGATTCGGCTATTATAAAAGGTATGTATACTCCTTCTGACGGTAATTTTCGTTTCAACGGTATTGGTCCCGGCACTTATGTGGCGCGGGTGACCTTTATGGGTTATGACCGGCTGGACCGGGCGGTGAAGGTGGTGGCAGGTAAGGCGGTGGCGTATATGGGTACTTTACGGCTGCAGGCCAGTGGTAAGACGCTGGAAGCGGTGGAGGTGAAGGGAGAAAAGCCCGCCTTTTCTATGCAGATAGACCGGCAGGTATTTGATGCCGGTGCGATGCTGACGGCGGACGGCGGGACGGCGGCGGATGTCATGAAAAACATTCCCAGTGTGGAGGTGGACATTGATGATAATATTTCATTGCGAGGGAAGGGGGTAACCATTTATGTAGACGGTAAGCCCTCTCCTTTCGGGGACGCCCGTACGGCGTTGCAGATGATACCTGCGGAGAGTATAGACCGGGTGGAGGTGATCACCAATCCATCTGCCAAGTTCGAGGCGCAAGGTGGCGGAGGTATTATCAATATCGTGCTGAAGAAGGATAAGGCGATCGGTTACAATGTGATGTTCAATGCCGGGGCGGCGGCTCCGGGGCAGTTGAGCGGGGGTGCGAATGCGAACCTGCGATTGAAGCGGATCAACATTTTCGGGAATTACAACGGGCGATACGGGGATGTACGCGGTAACGGGTATAGTCAGCGGCAGAACCTGGTAGCGGATACGGCAGCTACTTATTTCTTTTCGCAGGATAGCCGTAACCGGAACAGCAGCCAGAGTCATGGAGGGCGGCTGGGGTTTGATTATTTCCTGGATGACTATAATACGATCACCTTGTCGCAAGGCATTAACCGGAACATCAGCGACAATACGGATGAGATATTACTGGACTACCGGGATGCTAAATACAGCAGGTTACGATCCGGCAACCGGGAGAACAGCGGTGATAATGGAAGCTGGAACTATAATACCAGTTTGAATTTTCGTCATACGACGGACCGTGCGAACGAGGAGTTGACGGCGTATGTGAGCTACAGTGATAACAGCGGCGATAACCGCAGTGAGTATCATACGCAGTATTTTCGGGCGGACGGCAGCCAGCAGGACCGGCCGAACCAGCAACAGAACCGGGGTATCAGCGGTAACCGTTTTTGGAATGGGCAGGCGGACTATACGACGCCTTTCGGTAAAAAGGGGAAGTTTGAAACCGGGATGAAGATGACGGCGCGCACCAATGATAATGACTACCATGCTTCTTTATACAACTGGGATCTGGGGCAGTATGAAAAGAGTTTGCGACTGTCCAATACCTATTCATACAAGGAGCGAGTGTACGGGGCGTATGCGAATGTTGCCAATGCGATCGGCCAATTGGGATACCAGGTGGGGGTGCGGGTAGAGCAAGCCTATCTGAAGGGATATTCCTTTACCCGGGATACGTCTGTAAACAACCGGTTCTTCAATGTATTTCCCAGTGTGTTCTTAAAGTACAATCTGCCTAACAACCAAAACCAGAGCCTGGTATTAAATTATGCAACGCGGGTAGACCGGCCGAACTTTGACCAGTTATTACCTTATATCAACAACTCGGACCCGCAGAATATTCGTACGGGCAATCCGGAGTTGCGGCCTGCGCTGACGCATAAGTTTGAGTTGAACTATTCGCGGTATTATCCGAAGCGTAGTAATTTCCTGAATGCGGGGGTATATTATTCGCAGACGAATGGCGATATAGACCGTATCAGTGTGTTGGATACGACGACGGGGGTGACGACCACCCGGCCGATGAACCTGAGTACGGACAAAGACTGGGGGGCGAACCTGATGTACCGGATGCGGGTGATAAAGGGATGGAATGTGACGGCGAATCTGAACCTGGAGTATAGCCGGCTGACTGGTGCTGCCAATATCAGTAATGAGAATTTCGGGTATGGGTTGACGTTGAACAGCCAGGTGCGGCTACCGGCACGTTTCAGTCTGCAGGTGAACGGGCATTACCGTTCGCCGCGGGTGCAGCCGCAAGGTACTTTTAAGGCGATGAACGGGGTGGATATGGGCATCCGGAAGGAGCTGCTAAAAAATAATGCGTTGGCGCTTTCCCTGAATATTTCGGATGTGTTTAATACGCAGCAGTATAATTCGCATTATGTGACGCCTACTTTTATACAGGATTACGACCGTAAGCGGACGACACGTTTTATACGATTCAATGTGCGGTATCGTTTCGGGAAGATGGATCCTAACCTTTTCAAGCGGAAAAAGCATACGGTGGAGGAGGATGACAAGGAGAAAGAGAAGGAACCGGAGGAGGCGCCAAAGGGGCAAGGTCATGGCAGGTTATAA
- a CDS encoding acyl-CoA thioester hydrolase/BAAT C-terminal domain-containing protein has translation MNTNYRLYPYLIACLLLICCSLTATAQIILNTPYTDTRLYLGDGNKQPLIVGLGGSEGGNAWTSNHWRTVREQFLQKGYAFLAIGYFRAKNAPDTLDQVSINAVHNAILTATKDPHIDASRIAVIGGSRGGDLALLLASYFKDIHCVVAVVASSVVFPGHTSHFTTPAWSYNNQPLPFVPVNEAAVPFLMKGNLRETFRTMLTDTAAATKAAIKVEQINGPVLFLSATNDEFCPSTPMAESMMARLDSHHFPHPHQHIPVEGRHAAPLQQFDQVFTFLQQHFPAVSQ, from the coding sequence ATGAATACCAACTATCGTCTTTACCCGTACCTGATTGCCTGCCTCCTCCTGATCTGCTGCTCCCTTACTGCCACCGCCCAGATCATACTGAATACCCCCTATACCGATACCCGCCTGTACCTCGGCGATGGCAACAAACAACCCCTGATCGTCGGCCTCGGTGGATCCGAAGGAGGCAACGCCTGGACCAGCAACCACTGGCGCACCGTCAGAGAACAATTTCTGCAGAAAGGATACGCCTTCCTGGCCATCGGCTACTTCCGGGCGAAAAATGCACCCGATACCCTCGACCAGGTATCCATAAACGCCGTACACAATGCCATCCTCACCGCCACAAAAGATCCGCATATCGATGCTTCCCGCATCGCCGTCATCGGTGGCTCCAGAGGAGGAGACCTCGCCTTACTCCTCGCTAGCTATTTTAAAGATATCCACTGCGTAGTCGCCGTCGTCGCCAGCAGCGTCGTATTCCCCGGACATACCAGCCACTTCACTACCCCGGCATGGTCATATAATAACCAGCCATTACCCTTCGTCCCCGTCAACGAAGCCGCCGTACCCTTCCTCATGAAAGGCAACCTCCGCGAAACATTCCGCACCATGCTCACCGATACCGCCGCCGCCACAAAAGCGGCCATAAAAGTCGAACAGATCAATGGCCCCGTCCTCTTCCTCTCCGCCACCAACGACGAATTCTGCCCTTCCACCCCCATGGCCGAAAGTATGATGGCCCGCCTCGACTCCCATCACTTCCCCCATCCCCACCAGCACATCCCGGTAGAAGGCCGGCATGCCGCCCCCCTACAACAGTTCGATCAAGTATTCACCTTCCTGCAACAACATTTCCCGGCCGTCTCACAGTAA
- a CDS encoding Crp/Fnr family transcriptional regulator, translating to MDQSLIRHFESYIKLNDNLLDALEARLHIRTFKKKEIVHHADNICTKSYFILQGLMRTYFLKDGKEITEYFLAEHEWVNSPRSMIQRTTDIYYIDTIEPTTVACLQVDDLGYLFDNFPEMEKYARLSMGSVFGHLMERITSIRFTSARERYDHFCRIYHDVYHRIPLGMIASYLGISQETLSRIRAGKE from the coding sequence ATGGACCAGTCCCTCATCAGGCACTTCGAATCCTATATCAAACTCAACGACAACCTACTCGATGCACTCGAGGCCCGACTGCATATCCGCACCTTCAAAAAAAAGGAGATCGTTCACCACGCCGATAACATCTGTACCAAAAGCTATTTCATCCTCCAGGGCCTCATGAGGACCTACTTCCTCAAAGATGGCAAAGAAATAACCGAATATTTCCTCGCAGAACACGAATGGGTCAACTCCCCCCGCAGCATGATCCAACGTACCACCGACATCTATTATATAGATACCATCGAACCCACCACCGTCGCCTGCCTGCAAGTCGATGACCTCGGATACCTCTTCGACAACTTCCCCGAAATGGAAAAATATGCCCGCCTATCCATGGGCAGCGTATTCGGACACCTCATGGAACGCATCACCTCCATCCGGTTCACCTCCGCCCGCGAAAGATATGACCACTTCTGCCGCATCTACCACGACGTATACCACCGCATCCCCCTCGGCATGATCGCCTCCTACCTCGGCATCAGCCAGGAAACACTCAGCCGCATCCGCGCCGGCAAAGAATAA
- a CDS encoding protein-L-isoaspartate(D-aspartate) O-methyltransferase, which produces MRRYEDSYKQKGLRKQLVDTIRQKGITDEQVLAAIGNIPRHYFLDTAFDGIAYEDRAFPIGEGQTISQPYTVAYQTQLLEIKPFEKVLEIGTGSAYQACVLAELKANVFTIERQKKLFETVRQFPFKSRYPTIRFFYGDGYEGLPTYAPFDKVLVTAAAPQIPEKLLQQLKIGGKMVIPVGGQDVQRMLRIIKVGENEFDQEMFDNFSFVPMLAGKSS; this is translated from the coding sequence ATGAGGCGGTATGAAGACAGCTATAAGCAAAAAGGTTTACGTAAACAACTGGTAGACACTATCCGGCAAAAAGGCATCACGGACGAACAAGTTTTGGCCGCCATCGGCAATATCCCCCGCCACTACTTCCTCGATACCGCCTTCGATGGCATCGCCTACGAAGACCGCGCCTTCCCAATAGGAGAAGGCCAAACCATCTCACAACCTTATACCGTCGCCTATCAAACACAACTGCTGGAAATCAAACCCTTCGAAAAAGTACTCGAAATAGGTACCGGCAGCGCCTACCAGGCCTGCGTACTGGCAGAACTGAAAGCCAACGTCTTCACCATCGAAAGACAAAAGAAACTCTTCGAAACAGTCCGCCAGTTCCCCTTCAAATCAAGGTACCCCACCATCCGGTTCTTCTACGGCGATGGCTACGAAGGACTGCCCACTTACGCCCCCTTCGATAAAGTACTCGTCACCGCAGCAGCCCCGCAGATACCGGAAAAACTCCTCCAACAACTCAAAATAGGAGGAAAAATGGTCATCCCCGTCGGCGGCCAGGACGTACAACGCATGCTACGCATCATCAAAGTAGGCGAAAATGAATTCGACCAGGAAATGTTCGACAACTTCTCCTTCGTCCCCATGCTCGCCGGCAAAAGCAGCTAA